The Triticum aestivum cultivar Chinese Spring chromosome 3A, IWGSC CS RefSeq v2.1, whole genome shotgun sequence genome includes a region encoding these proteins:
- the LOC123058870 gene encoding uncharacterized protein, translated as MNTENHQYVADANGFDRVIESEVNKKNIMPASYAGKLCCMAENFHDAIAVSRVHGSPDIFTDFTYDPNWPEIVQGLEHGQQAVDEADFTAQVYQLKLLEYVEKIKTGQVFGPVVTVLHSVDFHKRSLPHAHILVWQEKDYGQGSASTNVDDDALAIAHANAMEAALR; from the exons ATGAACACTGAAAATCACCAATATGTTGCTGATGCTAATGGATTTGATAGAGTTATCGAGTCTGAGGTCAACAAGAAAAATATAATGCCAGCATCTTATGCGGGCAAACTTTGCTGCATGGCTGAAAACTTCCACGATGCTATCGCTGTTTCACGTGTCCATGGCTCACCTGATATATTCACAGACTTCACGTATGATCCAAACTGGCCTGAGATAGTTCAGGGTCTTGAGCATGGACAACAGGCAGTCGATGAGGCTGATTTTACTGCTCAAGTGTATCAACTGAAACTCCTTGAGTACGTGGAAAAAATTAAGACCGGACAGGTGTTTGGGCCTGTAGTTACTG TCCTCCACTCCGTGGACTTCCACAAGAGGAGTCTGCCCCATGCACATATCCTTGTTTGGCAGGAAAAAGATTATGGGCAG GGATCTGCGTCCActaatgttgatgatgatgctcttGCGATTGCACATGCTAACGCCATGGAGGCTGCACTTCGCTGA